In the genome of Flaviflexus ciconiae, one region contains:
- a CDS encoding CueP family metal-binding protein has product MDGVDMVDYLDRLPKADRPQTIIASVRANEVLLADAESGDEKLVDLPDDQFYLSFAPYVSQTHDCFYHSLTTCVGEIQNEDVDVQIVSSDGEVLVDETMTMYDNGFVGVWLPADIEATLTVEYDGKTGTAEIATGEQDPTCLTTLQVS; this is encoded by the coding sequence ATGGACGGGGTTGACATGGTCGACTACCTCGATCGGCTACCGAAGGCGGATCGGCCGCAGACCATCATCGCGTCCGTTCGCGCTAACGAGGTGCTCCTTGCCGACGCTGAGTCCGGTGACGAGAAGCTCGTTGACCTGCCGGATGATCAGTTCTATCTGTCCTTTGCGCCATACGTTTCACAAACGCACGACTGCTTCTACCATTCGCTGACGACCTGCGTCGGTGAGATCCAGAACGAGGACGTTGACGTCCAGATCGTCAGCTCTGACGGTGAGGTTCTCGTCGATGAAACGATGACGATGTACGACAACGGTTTCGTCGGAGTCTGGCTCCCCGCGGACATCGAGGCAACCCTGACTGTCGAGTATGATGGGAAGACCGGCACGGCCGAGATTGCCACGGGAGAGCAGGACCCCACCTGCCTCACGACGCTCCAAGTTTCGTAA
- a CDS encoding DNA alkylation repair protein, with protein MDKDTVGQVLAELKALEEPKILAVNARHGDDHAVNLTKLRGLAKRLKKQPDLARELWATGDSAARLVAILVTRPKEYSATEYDEMLRDARTPKVRDWLLNYLIKKSPHAEELRLRWFEDSDVEVAAAYWDLTAERVVKKPEGLDLDTLLDLIESEMGEAAERLQWTMNTCLAQIGIHHPDFRVRAVEIGERLEILKDYPTPPNCTSPYAPIWINEIVSRQEAKA; from the coding sequence ATGGATAAAGATACGGTCGGTCAGGTCCTTGCGGAACTCAAGGCGCTCGAGGAACCAAAAATCCTCGCAGTCAATGCTCGGCACGGTGATGATCATGCGGTCAACCTGACGAAGCTAAGAGGCTTAGCCAAGAGACTGAAGAAGCAACCCGACTTGGCGCGAGAACTGTGGGCCACGGGTGACAGCGCGGCACGGCTCGTTGCGATTCTCGTGACCCGACCTAAGGAATACTCGGCCACTGAATACGATGAGATGCTTCGGGATGCTCGAACCCCGAAGGTGCGAGACTGGCTTCTCAACTACCTCATCAAGAAATCCCCGCATGCTGAAGAGCTCCGACTCCGCTGGTTCGAGGATAGCGACGTCGAGGTTGCCGCCGCCTACTGGGACCTGACCGCGGAACGGGTGGTGAAGAAACCCGAGGGTCTCGATCTCGATACGCTCCTCGACCTCATTGAGAGCGAGATGGGAGAGGCAGCCGAGCGGCTCCAGTGGACGATGAACACGTGCCTCGCCCAGATTGGCATCCACCATCCTGATTTCAGGGTGAGAGCCGTCGAGATAGGCGAACGCCTTGAAATCCTCAAGGACTATCCGACACCCCCGAACTGCACATCTCCCTACGCCCCGATCTGGATTAACGAGATCGTCAGCAGGCAGGAAGCCAAAGCCTGA
- a CDS encoding bile acid:sodium symporter family protein translates to MTVFPIIIIAGFLFAFLAPEAAMPWTGHTSIALGIIMFGMGRTLTVPDFAMVFRHPLPVLLGLIAQYVIMPLIAVTLTWVFNLDPAIAVGVILVGCAPGGTSSNVITYLSKGDVALSVTMTSISTLLAPLITPVLTLWLADNYLPVSASDMAMSIVKMVLVPVIGGLVVRWLAGRWIAKIFPILPWVSVLGITYVVIAVVSRSADSIVEAGLLVLLVVVLHNGLGYLLGYGAGKLFKRSERVSRTMSVEVGMQNSGLAATLAGQYFDPVSALPAAVFSVWHNISGGLLSLFYRARPTKDTGATASTDAAITEANSQVER, encoded by the coding sequence GTGACGGTCTTCCCGATCATTATTATTGCGGGTTTCCTTTTCGCGTTCCTCGCGCCGGAAGCGGCAATGCCGTGGACGGGGCACACGAGCATTGCTCTTGGCATCATCATGTTTGGCATGGGACGCACGCTCACCGTCCCGGACTTTGCGATGGTGTTCCGTCACCCGCTCCCGGTCCTGCTCGGCCTTATTGCCCAGTACGTCATCATGCCGCTGATCGCCGTAACACTGACGTGGGTCTTCAACCTTGATCCCGCGATTGCCGTAGGCGTCATTCTTGTCGGATGCGCGCCGGGTGGCACCAGTTCGAATGTCATCACCTACCTGTCGAAGGGCGATGTGGCGCTGTCCGTCACAATGACCTCGATCTCGACCCTGCTTGCCCCACTCATCACCCCGGTTCTAACGCTGTGGTTGGCCGATAACTACCTGCCGGTCTCCGCTTCGGACATGGCGATGTCGATCGTCAAGATGGTTCTCGTCCCCGTTATCGGCGGTCTTGTTGTTCGCTGGCTCGCGGGCAGGTGGATCGCAAAGATCTTTCCGATCCTCCCTTGGGTTTCCGTCCTCGGCATCACCTATGTCGTTATCGCAGTCGTGTCACGCTCCGCTGATTCCATTGTTGAGGCGGGCCTGCTGGTTCTCCTTGTCGTTGTTCTCCACAACGGGCTTGGATACTTGCTGGGTTACGGTGCAGGCAAGCTCTTCAAGAGAAGCGAACGCGTCTCCCGCACCATGTCGGTTGAGGTCGGCATGCAGAACTCCGGTCTTGCAGCTACCCTCGCAGGCCAGTACTTCGATCCCGTGTCGGCCCTGCCGGCCGCGGTGTTCTCTGTCTGGCACAACATCTCCGGCGGCCTCCTTTCCCTCTTTTACCGGGCACGCCCCACAAAGGACACGGGAGCCACCGCATCGACCGATGCCGCAATCACGGAAGCGAACTCCCAGGTAGAGCGCTAG
- a CDS encoding YaaA family protein, which produces MLIALPPSEGKTAPTTGPALDLDLLSIQPFTDLRHELVRELETVSAGDNALDVLGVGATVRGEVEDQQHLSSLPCAPAHEVYTGVLYQAAEFSSLSEEEMARAGDSVLIFSGLFGATSPTDLIPRYRLKMGVKLPAGTPKARWRKLWHHLDERADGQLVIDARSSDYAGWSIPDSATHVKIGAVRETDGIRKVITHNAKYYRGLFTRLALTAQAVPTTADDLAHLGSEQPEIDAIELSGTGRNLTLTVVDREQAA; this is translated from the coding sequence GTGCTTATCGCCCTACCACCCTCCGAGGGTAAGACAGCTCCCACTACTGGGCCTGCTCTCGACCTCGATTTGCTCAGCATCCAGCCCTTCACCGACCTCCGTCACGAGCTCGTGAGAGAACTTGAAACGGTGAGCGCGGGCGATAATGCTCTCGACGTCCTCGGTGTTGGGGCAACGGTTCGCGGCGAGGTGGAAGATCAGCAACACCTATCTTCGCTCCCCTGCGCACCCGCCCACGAGGTTTACACCGGCGTCCTCTACCAGGCCGCAGAATTCTCGAGCCTCAGCGAGGAAGAGATGGCAAGGGCAGGCGATTCTGTCCTGATCTTCTCGGGACTGTTCGGAGCCACCTCCCCCACGGACCTCATCCCCAGGTATCGGTTGAAGATGGGAGTGAAGCTTCCGGCCGGCACCCCAAAGGCCCGCTGGCGAAAACTCTGGCATCACCTCGATGAGCGGGCCGACGGTCAGCTCGTCATCGACGCTCGATCCTCTGATTACGCGGGATGGTCGATCCCCGATTCCGCCACTCACGTCAAGATTGGTGCAGTTCGAGAGACGGATGGCATCCGTAAGGTCATCACCCATAACGCCAAGTACTACCGGGGTCTTTTTACCAGGCTTGCACTCACCGCACAGGCGGTGCCGACGACGGCCGACGATCTCGCACATCTCGGTAGCGAACAGCCAGAGATCGACGCTATCGAGCTCAGCGGAACCGGCCGCAATCTCACGCTCACGGTCGTTGACCGCGAGCAGGCCGCCTAG
- a CDS encoding zinc ribbon domain-containing protein, with the protein MKASAEDQNLLIDLSSIDGDLQRLRHKLANLPVYAELTDAEHALKEHRSAAAARAARKEPIEATIAEAETKVEQLTAAITRKQSQLDSGEGMDSRQLMVLQGEIDGFKESRDDVEMSQLEAMEQLEAIEADTASDKAEDERLDGARLALVKRKDDEVAGVESEIAGVQENRSALASRIAPPLVEAYEESRMLSGTGVVIMRPDGTVDGGLDLSLIEIEQIKAMAADEVYLTEDTGAVVVRQG; encoded by the coding sequence ATGAAGGCATCGGCCGAAGACCAGAACCTGCTCATCGACCTCTCCTCAATCGACGGGGACCTGCAAAGGCTCCGTCACAAGCTTGCCAACCTCCCGGTCTATGCCGAACTCACTGACGCCGAACACGCGCTCAAGGAGCACCGCAGCGCAGCGGCGGCGCGAGCTGCCCGAAAGGAACCCATCGAGGCCACCATTGCGGAGGCCGAAACCAAGGTGGAGCAACTAACAGCCGCGATCACGCGGAAGCAATCCCAGCTCGACTCTGGTGAAGGAATGGATTCGCGTCAGCTCATGGTCCTCCAGGGCGAAATCGACGGCTTCAAGGAATCCCGCGACGACGTTGAAATGAGCCAGCTAGAAGCAATGGAACAGCTGGAAGCAATCGAAGCCGACACCGCATCCGACAAAGCAGAAGACGAACGACTCGACGGGGCGCGCCTCGCACTCGTAAAGCGCAAGGATGACGAAGTCGCCGGGGTTGAGTCGGAAATTGCAGGAGTGCAGGAAAACCGTAGCGCCCTAGCCTCCCGCATAGCACCCCCGCTTGTTGAGGCCTACGAAGAATCCCGCATGCTGTCCGGAACCGGCGTGGTGATTATGCGGCCTGACGGAACGGTTGACGGTGGGCTCGACCTATCCCTCATTGAGATTGAACAAATCAAAGCCATGGCTGCCGACGAGGTCTATCTGACCGAAGACACCGGTGCAGTGGTGGTCCGCCAGGGGTAG